Below is a window of Methanocaldococcus jannaschii DSM 2661 DNA.
ACAGTTGGCATAGCAACATTTCTATAATCGGCAACTGCATTTAAGCCAGTAAAATAGGTTAAACAAATCCCATCTAAGTATCCCAATATCAAACTTCCCGCATAACCTATCATCACATACATCCCATAAGAAAACAAATTCCTAATTAATTTCCTTGAAAATATAACTTTTTCTTTAGCAAACTTTGGAAATATTTTTTTAACTACAATATATCCATAAATAATAATCATAACAACAGCCATCAAAAGGTAAGATACGGAGGGAACATAAGCGTTATGAACATTAAAAAGATAAATAAAAATTAATGAAAAGATAAAAACGCTTAATATTCTAACGACTCTTGTTGAACTTGCATAATTCTGAAGTTGAAAGCCTGTTAATATATTTGAAAAAAACGCTACGATACTATCTAAAAAATAATATCCCATTGCCATAATGATTAAAATATTAATAACTAAATCCAATCTTCCGGTAAATTGCCCTTGATTGTTAATATAAAACTCTGCAATATATGGTGCAAAGATAACTACTAAAAATGCAACAATAAATGCTAAAATTGTTTGCAAAATTCCTACAAAAACGATTGATGATTTCAACATATCTAATCTATTCTCTGCTAAATATTTTGGAATATACCTTATAAGTGCCTGATCTAAACCAAAAGCCCTAAAAACTACTAACATACTAAAAAAATCTAAAACAGCATAAAATAGTCCAACATCTAACTTAGGAATTTCATTTGCATATAAAACTCTAACTAAATATGCTATTGGAGCAGCTAAGAAATATGAAAGAAGATGCCAACTTACGCCTTTAACTGCCTTTTCTTTATAACTCAACTAATACCACCTAATTAACTAATCTCTCAAAAATCTTTTTATATTCCTTAACTGACTTCTTCCAGTTAAAATTCTCTTTTATAAAATTTTTTGCATTTTCACCATAAATTTTCCTTAAATTGTTGTTTTCTATTAATTTAATAATTCCTCTTTTAATCTCTTCTGGAGAATTGTCTTTCAATAAAATGCCATTATATCCATCTATAACTACTTCGTCAGCCCCCTCATAGGGACTTGCAACTATCGCTTTGCCGCAACACATCGCTTGCAGTAAAGAGCTTGATAAGCCCCCTCCTTTGTATGAAGAGTGAATATAAATATCAGATGCCTTCACAATTGCAATTGCTTTCTCAAAATCAACTTTTCCAGTGAAATAAATGCCATTATTTAAATAATTACCAGCCAATTTTTTTAACCTCTCTAAATCCTCTCCATATCCAACAACAATTAAAATTATTTTTTCTTTTAAATCTTTTGGCAAATCAACATAAGCTTTTATAATATTTTCAACCCCTTTCCACTTATATAACCTCCCAACAAAACATAGTTTTATTTTATTTTTAAATTTTTCCTTGATTTTTTTATCTTCTCCAATACTCTCAATTTTTTCAATTTCTAAACCCCTATAGATTATTGGAATATCTTTGTCATTAACAAAATTCTCTAATATGAAGTTTTTAACTGCCTTAGATATTGCTACAACATAATCTGCCTTTTTAAATATTAATTTTCCAATGGTTTTATCATAGAAATAAGATAACTTATTTTTAAATTCACTCTCCAACTTAACAAATGCACTACCATGCTCGACATGAATTAACTTCTTCTTTTTAAATCTCAATTTTGCGAAAATAAATCCTAATAAAGTATTTGAAAAAAACCTTGTCCTTGTCATTACAATATCAAAATCAATTTTATATAAATTAAAAAACATTCTCCAAAATTTTATATTGAAAATATTTGGAACTGGATAATTTGGAATAATTTCAAATGCTGGATATCTATAAACTTTGACATTGTTATGTCTTATTTCAAATTCCTTATACTTTGGAATGTTTGGTGCAAATATATAAATATCGTAATTTTCATCTTCTGAAAGATGTTTAGTAAATTCATCTACATGAGTTTCTAATCCACCAATATGTGGAATATAATATCCTGGAAAGATAATTAATTTTATTTTTCTCATAATACAACCCTTAAGGTTTGTAGGTTATGTATCCTTATGTTATTTTTCATAACTTTATAAAATTCACAATATTTCATGCATCAACTTTTTCTTTAACATTATTTTAAATTTTCTTAATTTTTAGCACTTCTTATAAATCAAAAAACAAATAATCAACAAAGCATAAATCATTAATTTAAAATCTATTGGAGTTTTAGCCGGCTCATTTATATAAATATCTTTTAGGACATAATATGGGTGATAATTTTCATTTCCAATTAAATTCATCCCTTCAACTTTTAAAACATTTTCTCCATCTTTTAAATAATTTGTTATATCTATAGAGGCATTTTTCTTATATGCAGGAGAGGCATCATTGGAATCATCAATTGTATATGCTAAATTTCCATTTAAATAAATATTTACCTTCATACTTTTGTTTATATTGCCATAATGAACAAAA
It encodes the following:
- a CDS encoding glycosyltransferase family 4 protein; amino-acid sequence: MRKIKLIIFPGYYIPHIGGLETHVDEFTKHLSEDENYDIYIFAPNIPKYKEFEIRHNNVKVYRYPAFEIIPNYPVPNIFNIKFWRMFFNLYKIDFDIVMTRTRFFSNTLLGFIFAKLRFKKKKLIHVEHGSAFVKLESEFKNKLSYFYDKTIGKLIFKKADYVVAISKAVKNFILENFVNDKDIPIIYRGLEIEKIESIGEDKKIKEKFKNKIKLCFVGRLYKWKGVENIIKAYVDLPKDLKEKIILIVVGYGEDLERLKKLAGNYLNNGIYFTGKVDFEKAIAIVKASDIYIHSSYKGGGLSSSLLQAMCCGKAIVASPYEGADEVVIDGYNGILLKDNSPEEIKRGIIKLIENNNLRKIYGENAKNFIKENFNWKKSVKEYKKIFERLVN
- a CDS encoding flippase: MSYKEKAVKGVSWHLLSYFLAAPIAYLVRVLYANEIPKLDVGLFYAVLDFFSMLVVFRAFGLDQALIRYIPKYLAENRLDMLKSSIVFVGILQTILAFIVAFLVVIFAPYIAEFYINNQGQFTGRLDLVINILIIMAMGYYFLDSIVAFFSNILTGFQLQNYASSTRVVRILSVFIFSLIFIYLFNVHNAYVPSVSYLLMAVVMIIIYGYIVVKKIFPKFAKEKVIFSRKLIRNLFSYGMYVMIGYAGSLILGYLDGICLTYFTGLNAVADYRNVAMPTVNILSYFAFSVGAVLFPMSSELWEKGYKKALSYGVEKVFLYSLIIVTPLAILMAYFPTVIINILFNPKYLSAAPAIQILSFGAMFLTFNSIGFNILNGIGRPNISTKILYIGASFNLIFNILLIPKFGIIGAAITTVFGYFIMWIFQIWFLNKLLEHQFLNKKWILVILVGIFSLIPVMFIKDLIDNVILQLFVCGVVYFGIYILGIFGLKIINIYEVKDIISKIIKR